A window of [Limnothrix rosea] IAM M-220 contains these coding sequences:
- the cas10 gene encoding type III-B CRISPR-associated protein Cas10/Cmr2, giving the protein MGWHSYDVRDTSRNWVRRTVAGKAYWQAKIWGLLHDPALKALHKNSGRGEEGPWTKLACMEGWASPKSSEQKKASDLNGTWLDHVGLSDLIASASDRGIIHYIGSSVDYGIEGLELSHLLSGEKLPLRMQHHDEILGQGDRHAYLNQAEADFIDQMPAEICDDPDAAQVCFWWLWRCLPQAVADQFGAESLLMPAETRLPDGSIWSHASMTAAIAGALAGYDTEPEDIPKGARNIPKSHPHLAVFTFSPVQELIKASRKMKDFWAGSWILHYLSAKVCWRLAHKYGADCFLYPSLYGQPLIDHWLRDKYPDFAPWISAPTDRQLLTAGFPNVIMLVLPEEKVAAAMQSAKNHLFDAWREIAKEVLAELQDNRYWQKHLKATDPSWQGWLDAQWQTYWSAVAIGDKKSEFKSVGIPAQTDEKKTDLEKWIDQQNKAFNADLFQPAEREFFEQAIALFTEQRNRSYAGSLNAGSWWANIFGQTRLALNTVKNARNWKLPTAFGTRSTISGLGSVVHPQGNGKHRDWLTEKDASDLWEHDAGLFDGIEQLNATETVKRALEKVLPKILGLSDEEQIAASYPDLTSGVAGYLNTGGDRQYFETVCEKIYEELPWTKAVIREMRNKWGIPIIDKQPQKYHPRLLNAGWLAEDLDTDELKQLKKQLRQAKQEKNDSETSRLKREIRALKRQCRQNLQKIIDKHYPNNNPASWYVLAAGDGDGMSDWLKGTKMEAYKEYFPKALNVPDDLKETFDKFRDETKRMGPATHNALSRALLDFSNQLAPYLTEERYAGRLIYSGGDDVLAYTNLWEWDKWLWDIRQAFRGAEDDQGEFENKGDYWQSDRFERPLFTMGGNATISFGLVIAHHSVPLAIALENLWEAEEGAKDHEYEDKERRKQKDAVQLRVIYSNGNILKATCKFDTFKTWQKLLTIEEIEPSTFETTATLLEQHPIPVYEAIEPWVNAFTERRSNLSDQQKVRVRTDLKDFLKALWVTTDKNDRAQEAKNWLKAAAFNLRNRDIKLGGINHATAYS; this is encoded by the coding sequence ATGGGCTGGCACTCCTATGATGTCAGAGACACATCACGAAATTGGGTAAGAAGGACTGTGGCAGGGAAAGCATATTGGCAAGCAAAAATTTGGGGATTGTTACATGACCCTGCCCTGAAAGCACTGCATAAAAATTCTGGTCGCGGTGAAGAGGGTCCTTGGACAAAACTTGCCTGTATGGAGGGTTGGGCATCGCCTAAATCCAGTGAACAGAAAAAAGCGTCCGACCTCAATGGGACATGGTTAGACCATGTGGGTTTGAGTGATCTGATTGCGTCGGCGAGTGATCGCGGCATTATTCACTACATCGGTTCTTCTGTGGACTATGGCATAGAGGGGTTGGAGTTATCGCACCTATTGTCTGGGGAGAAGCTGCCGCTACGAATGCAACATCATGATGAAATTCTCGGTCAGGGCGATCGCCATGCTTATTTAAACCAAGCCGAAGCCGATTTTATCGATCAAATGCCCGCAGAGATCTGCGACGATCCCGATGCTGCCCAAGTCTGTTTCTGGTGGTTATGGCGCTGTTTACCCCAAGCCGTTGCCGATCAATTTGGCGCAGAAAGCTTACTCATGCCAGCGGAAACCCGTTTACCCGATGGCTCAATTTGGAGCCATGCCAGTATGACGGCGGCGATCGCCGGAGCCTTAGCCGGATATGACACCGAGCCTGAAGACATCCCAAAAGGCGCTAGAAATATCCCCAAATCCCATCCCCACTTGGCAGTATTCACCTTTAGCCCAGTACAGGAACTCATTAAAGCCAGCCGCAAAATGAAGGACTTTTGGGCAGGGTCATGGATTCTGCATTACCTTTCTGCCAAGGTCTGCTGGCGACTTGCCCATAAATACGGCGCAGATTGTTTTCTTTATCCCAGCCTTTACGGCCAACCCCTGATCGACCATTGGCTACGGGATAAATATCCTGATTTTGCCCCGTGGATTTCTGCTCCGACAGATCGGCAACTCCTCACCGCAGGGTTTCCCAATGTGATTATGCTGGTGTTGCCAGAAGAAAAAGTAGCGGCAGCAATGCAATCGGCGAAGAATCATCTCTTTGATGCGTGGCGGGAAATTGCCAAGGAAGTACTGGCAGAACTCCAAGACAATCGCTATTGGCAGAAGCACCTAAAAGCAACCGATCCCAGTTGGCAAGGTTGGCTCGATGCCCAGTGGCAAACCTATTGGAGTGCCGTGGCGATCGGGGATAAAAAGAGTGAGTTTAAGAGTGTGGGAATACCAGCCCAGACCGATGAAAAGAAGACAGACTTAGAGAAGTGGATTGATCAGCAAAACAAAGCATTTAATGCAGATTTGTTTCAACCCGCAGAAAGAGAATTTTTTGAGCAGGCGATCGCCTTATTTACAGAACAGCGTAATCGCAGCTATGCAGGCAGTTTAAATGCCGGATCATGGTGGGCGAATATCTTTGGGCAAACGCGCCTCGCCTTGAATACCGTTAAAAACGCCCGTAACTGGAAACTGCCCACCGCCTTCGGCACAAGATCGACGATTTCCGGCTTAGGCTCCGTGGTTCACCCCCAAGGCAATGGCAAACATCGCGACTGGCTCACCGAAAAAGATGCTTCAGATTTGTGGGAGCATGATGCAGGTTTATTTGACGGTATTGAGCAACTTAATGCGACAGAGACTGTTAAGCGGGCTTTAGAGAAAGTTCTACCTAAAATTTTAGGCTTGTCAGATGAAGAGCAGATTGCAGCTTCTTATCCTGACCTAACCTCTGGGGTGGCAGGCTATCTCAATACGGGTGGCGATCGCCAATACTTTGAAACGGTCTGTGAAAAGATTTACGAGGAATTGCCTTGGACAAAAGCAGTCATCCGCGAAATGCGCAATAAATGGGGCATTCCAATCATAGATAAGCAACCCCAAAAATATCATCCTCGTTTGCTCAATGCTGGTTGGTTAGCAGAAGACCTTGATACAGATGAATTAAAGCAATTAAAAAAACAGCTACGACAGGCAAAGCAAGAAAAAAATGACTCAGAAACTAGCCGACTAAAGCGTGAAATTCGCGCCTTGAAACGTCAGTGCCGCCAGAATCTACAGAAAATCATTGATAAGCACTATCCCAACAATAATCCAGCCAGTTGGTACGTCTTAGCCGCCGGAGATGGGGACGGGATGAGCGACTGGTTAAAGGGAACCAAGATGGAAGCTTACAAAGAATATTTTCCGAAAGCCCTAAATGTTCCCGATGATTTAAAAGAGACATTTGATAAATTTAGGGACGAAACAAAACGGATGGGACCCGCCACCCACAATGCTTTGAGCCGTGCTTTACTTGATTTCTCTAATCAACTTGCGCCCTATCTCACTGAAGAACGCTATGCCGGACGGTTGATTTATAGCGGTGGTGATGATGTCCTTGCCTACACCAATCTCTGGGAATGGGACAAATGGCTCTGGGATATTCGCCAAGCTTTTCGTGGTGCAGAGGATGACCAAGGGGAATTTGAGAATAAAGGTGATTATTGGCAGTCTGATCGGTTTGAACGTCCCCTATTCACCATGGGGGGAAATGCCACCATTAGTTTTGGTTTAGTAATTGCTCACCATTCTGTTCCGTTGGCGATCGCCCTTGAAAATCTCTGGGAAGCCGAGGAAGGAGCTAAAGATCATGAATATGAAGATAAGGAGAGAAGAAAACAGAAAGATGCGGTGCAGTTGCGAGTGATTTATAGCAACGGCAACATCCTCAAAGCGACTTGCAAATTTGATACGTTCAAAACATGGCAAAAATTACTCACTATTGAAGAGATTGAACCCTCGACTTTTGAGACGACAGCTACGCTATTAGAACAACATCCGATTCCAGTCTATGAAGCCATTGAGCCTTGGGTTAATGCCTTTACGGAACGGCGCAGTAACCTAAGCGATCAGCAGAAAGT
- a CDS encoding DUF4351 domain-containing protein, with amino-acid sequence MMQPSIDHDLLFKELLTTFLWEFLELFAPEVAQAAEQDTLEFLTQEVFNDLEGEKRRNVDILAKLRFRGQDTCFLIHVENQATAQRDFAERMFLYFARLYEKYRFPIYPIGLFSYDRPRRPEPEIFTVGFEFKEVLRFTFQTIQLKRLNWRDFLRQDNPAAAALMAKMNFTPEERPRVKLECLRMITTLNLDPARTHLLSSFVDTYLRLNMAEQQIFEQELRKIQPQEAERVLRLTTSWMEEGLAKGLQQGRQEGLEQGLEQGLEQGLGRGRQEEACKLVLRFIDRRFPDALPEFEPQVRELSLEQLEILGDRLFALESSTDLAACFQDLPPNQLEE; translated from the coding sequence ATGATGCAACCCTCCATCGATCACGACCTGCTATTTAAGGAACTGCTCACCACATTCCTGTGGGAATTTCTGGAACTTTTTGCACCGGAGGTTGCCCAAGCAGCAGAGCAAGACACCTTAGAATTTCTCACCCAAGAGGTTTTTAACGACCTAGAGGGTGAAAAACGACGTAATGTCGATATCCTTGCCAAGCTGCGGTTTCGGGGTCAAGATACCTGTTTTTTGATCCATGTCGAAAATCAAGCCACTGCCCAACGGGACTTTGCGGAGCGGATGTTTCTCTATTTTGCGCGACTCTACGAAAAATATCGTTTCCCGATTTACCCCATTGGGTTGTTTTCTTACGATCGCCCCCGCCGTCCAGAGCCAGAGATTTTTACAGTTGGGTTTGAGTTTAAGGAAGTTTTGCGCTTTACTTTCCAGACAATCCAACTCAAGCGTTTAAACTGGCGGGATTTTTTACGACAGGACAACCCTGCCGCCGCTGCTCTCATGGCGAAAATGAACTTTACACCGGAGGAACGCCCAAGGGTGAAGTTAGAATGTTTACGGATGATCACGACGCTAAATTTAGACCCAGCAAGGACTCATCTGTTATCAAGTTTTGTGGACACTTATCTGAGGTTGAATATGGCTGAACAACAGATATTCGAGCAGGAACTCCGAAAAATCCAACCCCAAGAGGCGGAACGAGTTTTGCGCCTCACGACTTCTTGGATGGAGGAGGGTCTAGCAAAGGGTTTACAACAAGGTCGACAGGAAGGTCTTGAGCAAGGTCTTGAGCAAGGTCTCGAACAAGGTCTTGGACGAGGTCGGCAGGAAGAGGCTTGTAAGTTAGTTTTGCGGTTTATCGATCGCCGTTTTCCTGATGCCCTCCCAGAGTTTGAGCCACAGGTACGGGAGTTATCTCTAGAGCAGTTAGAAATTCTCGGCGATCGCCTATTTGCGCTGGAGTCTAGCACTGACTTAGCAGCTTGTTTTCAAGACCTTCCACCAAATCAATTAGAGGAGTAG